The Treponema succinifaciens DSM 2489 region AGCAGTTTCAATTACACGGGCAACAAAAGGAGCAGCGGCAATGCTAAGCGGAATAATCGTAGCTTCTGTTCCAATGCTTGTCCCCAACATAAGGCGTGAAAGCGGAAAAAGCACAATCATCAAAATGATAAACGGAAAAGAACGCAAGACATTTACAATCCGGCTTAAAACCTGATTCAAAATCGGACGCGGAGAAATTCCAGTCGGATTTGTAATGTAAAGCAAAACACCCACAGGAAAACCAAGCACAAGAGAAAACAATGTTGAAAAGAAAACCATTTCCAAAGTCTGCAAAGATGACTGGCCAACTAAAACAAAAATCTGACTCATTTTTTTCCTCCAGAAACGTCTTCAACAATAATGCCCTGCTCCCTTAAAAATTTCAGAGCCTTTCCTATTTCAGTTTTTTTGCCGGAAAAATCAACAAACATGGCTCCAATGTCTTCATTTTTTATACGCTGAATTCCGCCTGCCCTGATATTGAATTCCACATCGAACTGCTTTGCCATGCGGCTTAGAACAGGCTCTCCGGTTTTTTCTCCAACAAAATGAAGCTCAAACTGCCCGCCTTCATCAGACCAGCGTACAATTTCATCTTTGGAATTTGAAACAATTCCTCTCATAAATTCTTTTGTAACTTCTGATTTAGGACAGCTGAAAATTTCCTTTACGCTTCCCTGCTCCACAATTTTTCCAGAATCAACAACGGCAACCTGCTCACAGGCATCGCGCACAACTTCCATCTGATGAGTAATCATTACAACTGTCAAATTCATTTTTTTCTGAATGTCGCGGATTAAATTCAAAATTGAAGTTGTTGTCTGCGGATCAAGCGCGCTCGTTGCTTCATCACAAAAAAGAATGTCAGGCTGAGTTGCAAGCGCGCGGGCAATTGCAATTCTCTGTTTTTGTCCGCCGGAAAGTGTGCTTATCGGGGAAGCGGCTCTGTCTTCAAGTCCAACAAGCTTAAGCATTTCCTGAACACGCGGCTTTATAACTTCTTTTGGAGTTCCGCAAATTTCAAGAGGATAAGCAATATTTTTTTCAGCGGTTCTTGAGCTGAACAGATTAAAGTTTTGAAAAATCATGCCAATCTTTCTGCGGCGCAAAATAAGCTCACGTTTACCAAGATTGTCAACTCTGTCATTGTCATAAAAAATTTCACCTTCGTCCGGCTTTTCAAGAAGGCTAATCAAACGCACAAGACTACTTTTTCCAGCTCCGCTTTTTCCGATTATTCCAAAAATTGTATTTTCTGGAATATCCAATGAAATTCCGTTTACAGCGGCAATCTTTCCATTTGGACCTGAATATGTTTTTTTCAAATTGTTAAGTTTAATCTGCATAATAAAATAATAGTGAAATTCAAGTTGTGCTACAAGAAGATTTTCTTTATAGCCAGCTATAGTTTTTTCTAATAAATCAGCATAACAAAAACTATCGTTAGTTTTATTTTATTCCTGATTTTCCACGCGCAATAAAGTCCATTTTTCTAGCCTGTCGGCGTAACGAATGGTCGGGAGTTTTTATGTTTTCAATCTGCGCATTATACTGAATCCGCTCCTTACGTTCGTTAGCCCAAACTGGAGTTTGAGGATGCAAATCGCCTTTTTTAACATACAACTCCCATTCTTCTGGCTCTGGAATTTCAAAGCTCATTTTTTCTCCTGTAACAGGATGAATAAATGCCAGCGTTCTTGCATGAAGCGCAAGCCTATGAAAGGGGTCAGTTCTGGCCCTATAATTTTCGTCTCCGGCAAGCGGATAATGCCTTGAAGCCAAATGCGCCCTTATCTGATTCTTCTTTCCAGTATCCAAAGAAAGCTCAAAAAGAGTATGAGTTCTGCCACGCAGCACAACACGGAAATTTGTGCGTGCCTCGCAAGTTTCAGCATTATCACCAAGTTTTTTGGGAACATATCCTTGGTGGCACGCATTTTTTGCAAGCGGCTCATCAATGAGACCAGAATCCGTCAGTTCAGGATGATTTCTTCGGGGATTTTCAGCAACAGCCCGATAAAGCCTATCTGTAACCATAGTTTTCCAGCTAGACATTATTTTTTTCTGTACCCTTTCATTCAAGGCAAACATCATAACTCCGCTTGTATCTCTGTCCAAACGATGTACAACAAAAGGCCGGCGGCTTTCAGAAAAAGTTCCTTTTTTACGCATGATTTTTTCCAGAAGCTCAATCGCAGTACGGGACTTGCTTCCCGGATAAGGAACAGAAAGAAGCCCTGAAGCTTTGTTTATAACAACAATATCCTTGTCCTCATATAGAATTTCTATGCGTTCCTTTCCATAGTCGCTTTTATGCTCTCTCTTATACCTTGTGCTGGCTTTTACAAAATGCAAAGTTTCTTTCATATCTCTACTATATAAATAATCTGAATAAAGTTCAAACGTTGCGCACAAAACTTAAAAAACATTAGACATCAAAAGCTAAGAATGATAATATTAGTACAACTAATTTTTATCGGAGCTAAAAATGGATTTGCCTTTAATCGATGTTGAAATTCCAGAGGGAACAACAGAAATAACAGGAACAACTTTTCACAACCACCGCATGGTTTCTTCTATAAAAATTCCAGAAAGCGTCCTTGTAATCGGGGAAAACGCTTTTGCTGACTGTGTGAATTTAAAGTCGGTTGAGCTTACTCAAAATTTAATGGCAATCGGAAAACGTGCATTTTACAACTGCGCATCCCTTGAGTCCGTGGATATTCCGTCAAACATAACTACAATTGAAGAAGGAACTTTTGAAGACTGCACCGGGCTTCAGTCAATTGTTCTGCATGAAAACATTACTTCCATAAATGAAAAAGCATTCGCAAACTGTACCGGAATAAAAAATCTTGTTCTTCCAGACAACTTGATTTCATGCGCAAAATCAGCATTTCCGAACAGCGAAAAATATCTTCCAATTAACAAAAACTACAAATACGAAGACGGAATGATGTTCAACACATTCAACAGCATGCTTTTATTTTACAGCGGAAGCAAAAAAAATGTAGCGACTCCTGAAGGAATAAAAGGAATCGGAAGAAGAGCATTCTTTGGAACAGACATGGAATCTGTAAGAATCAGGGAAGGCGTTATAAGCATCGGAGAAGAATCGTTTGTAAACTGCGGAAGCGACACAAAAGTTATAATTCCAGAGTCAGTAGATTTTATTGAAAATAGCGCGTTCGGAACTTCTGTAAAAATATTCTGCAAAAAAGCTTCATATTCGGAAAACTGGTGCCGCAACAATCCAAACTGCATCCAGCTTGAAGACGAAGAATTTTAATATTAACCTATGCTAACTTGTGTTTTTAATGTATATTTTAATCGGCAAAAAATTTTTCGGAGGAATATATGAAACACAAGAATCTACGGAATTCACTGGCAGCGGCAGTTTTTATAGTTGCATCAGGAATTTCAATAGCTGTAATGGCAGCCTGTTCAAAGCCAAAAGCTCTGCCGGACGGAACATTTTCTGGCAGAGCAGACGGAAGAAACGGCGCAATTGAAATCGCATTTTCTGTAAAAGACGGAAAAATCACTTCAACAGAAATCCTAAAAGAAGAAGAAACTGATTTTGCAAAGCCTGCAATAAAATCAATTCTTGAAAAATTCACTTCAACAGGAAAAGCAGCCGGAATTGATACAGTTTCAGGCGCAACAATAACTTCCAAGGCAACTTTAGCGGCTTTGGAAAACGCAATAAATTCAGCCCGCGGAAAAAAATCAGAGCAAACAGAATACAAAGACACTTCCTGCGACATTGTTATAATCGGAGCTGGCGGAGCCGGACTTTCTGCGGCAACAGAAGCTGCAAGCAAAGGCGCAAAAGTAATTGTCCTTGAAAAAATGGGAAACGCAGGCGGAAACACAATTTCTGCGACAGGCGGACTCAATGCAAGCGAAACTTCAATTCAAAAGAAACTTGGAATTCAAGACACAAACGAGCAGTTTTTTGAAGACACAATGAAAGGCGGACACTACAAAAACAATCCAGAGCTTGTGCGCAACATGACTGAAAAATCCGCTGAAACTGTAGACTGGCTCATCTCAATTGGCGCAGACTTGACTGATGTTGGAAAAATGGCAGGCTCAACAAACAAACGCACTCACCGACCGCAAGGAGGAGCTGCAGTTGGCTCAAATCTGATTCCAGCACTTGAAAAAGCCGCATTAAATTCCGGAGCAGAAATCCGCTATTCAAACAAAGTTCTTGACATAATCGAAAAAGACGGAAGAGCGGCCGGCGTAAAAGTTTGTGCAGGAAGCAGCGAATACACAATCAACGCAAAAGCCGTAATAATTGCAACCGGAGGATTCGGCGCAAATCCGCAGATGGTCGTTTCCTACAAACCTGAATTAGAAGGCTTTGGAACCACAAACCACAAAGGCGCAACTGGAGACGCATTCAGCT contains the following coding sequences:
- a CDS encoding methionine ABC transporter permease, which encodes MSQIFVLVGQSSLQTLEMVFFSTLFSLVLGFPVGVLLYITNPTGISPRPILNQVLSRIVNVLRSFPFIILMIVLFPLSRLMLGTSIGTEATIIPLSIAAAPFVARVIETALSEVDSGMIQAARAMGSTNWQIIYKVVIPEAFPSVISGITLTIINLIGYSAMAGTIGGGGLGDLAIRYGYQRFRTDVMVAAVVVILVLVELIQFVGTVLVNKMLSKR
- a CDS encoding methionine ABC transporter ATP-binding protein, encoding MQIKLNNLKKTYSGPNGKIAAVNGISLDIPENTIFGIIGKSGAGKSSLVRLISLLEKPDEGEIFYDNDRVDNLGKRELILRRRKIGMIFQNFNLFSSRTAEKNIAYPLEICGTPKEVIKPRVQEMLKLVGLEDRAASPISTLSGGQKQRIAIARALATQPDILFCDEATSALDPQTTTSILNLIRDIQKKMNLTVVMITHQMEVVRDACEQVAVVDSGKIVEQGSVKEIFSCPKSEVTKEFMRGIVSNSKDEIVRWSDEGGQFELHFVGEKTGEPVLSRMAKQFDVEFNIRAGGIQRIKNEDIGAMFVDFSGKKTEIGKALKFLREQGIIVEDVSGGKK
- a CDS encoding RluA family pseudouridine synthase produces the protein MKETLHFVKASTRYKREHKSDYGKERIEILYEDKDIVVINKASGLLSVPYPGSKSRTAIELLEKIMRKKGTFSESRRPFVVHRLDRDTSGVMMFALNERVQKKIMSSWKTMVTDRLYRAVAENPRRNHPELTDSGLIDEPLAKNACHQGYVPKKLGDNAETCEARTNFRVVLRGRTHTLFELSLDTGKKNQIRAHLASRHYPLAGDENYRARTDPFHRLALHARTLAFIHPVTGEKMSFEIPEPEEWELYVKKGDLHPQTPVWANERKERIQYNAQIENIKTPDHSLRRQARKMDFIARGKSGIK
- a CDS encoding leucine-rich repeat domain-containing protein, which gives rise to MDLPLIDVEIPEGTTEITGTTFHNHRMVSSIKIPESVLVIGENAFADCVNLKSVELTQNLMAIGKRAFYNCASLESVDIPSNITTIEEGTFEDCTGLQSIVLHENITSINEKAFANCTGIKNLVLPDNLISCAKSAFPNSEKYLPINKNYKYEDGMMFNTFNSMLLFYSGSKKNVATPEGIKGIGRRAFFGTDMESVRIREGVISIGEESFVNCGSDTKVIIPESVDFIENSAFGTSVKIFCKKASYSENWCRNNPNCIQLEDEEF
- a CDS encoding flavocytochrome c; the encoded protein is MKHKNLRNSLAAAVFIVASGISIAVMAACSKPKALPDGTFSGRADGRNGAIEIAFSVKDGKITSTEILKEEETDFAKPAIKSILEKFTSTGKAAGIDTVSGATITSKATLAALENAINSARGKKSEQTEYKDTSCDIVIIGAGGAGLSAATEAASKGAKVIVLEKMGNAGGNTISATGGLNASETSIQKKLGIQDTNEQFFEDTMKGGHYKNNPELVRNMTEKSAETVDWLISIGADLTDVGKMAGSTNKRTHRPQGGAAVGSNLIPALEKAALNSGAEIRYSNKVLDIIEKDGRAAGVKVCAGSSEYTINAKAVIIATGGFGANPQMVVSYKPELEGFGTTNHKGATGDAFSWIKKFNAGLTQMEEIQTHPTVVPGNGTMITEAVRGNGAILVNRDGKRFCTEMATRDVMSKAILAQKGKTAFLVFDQDVRESLKAIETYIKNGLITQGETTKELAEKLGIPADEFEKTMAYYAQIQKSGNDPLGRKPSEMPRPLTKAPFYAVEVGPAVHHTMGGITINTKAQVLDTDKNPVPGLYAAGEVTGGIHGANRLGGNAVADICIYGKIAADTALEEIKK